From one Paramormyrops kingsleyae isolate MSU_618 chromosome 1, PKINGS_0.4, whole genome shotgun sequence genomic stretch:
- the LOC111860692 gene encoding 3 beta-hydroxysteroid dehydrogenase/Delta 5-->4-isomerase-like isoform X2, translating to MLLLEEGVAEIRLLDKVIIPKVIQVVKESAHHTKVNVFEGDIRAKGDLRKACRGASTVIHTASVIDVTGSVDYNELYGVNVKGTQLLLETCFQENVTSFIYTSSIEVVGPNTQGDPVFNGDEETPYFSQLKFPYSKTKWEAEQMVLKVNGQPLSNGGSLASCALRPTYIYGDGCRFLQHNMTNGVRNRKVLPRICHPRAKVNPVYVGNVAFAHVLAARALKDTQKRITVGGNFYFISDDTPHVSYSDFSYMVMSPLGFVIQERPVLPFSLLFFLSFLLEKLQTFLRPFFKFTPPLNRQLLTMLNTPFTFSYQKAHRDLGYTPRYDWEESRKNTTDWLASSFQTMREQFKAHK from the exons AATCCGCACATCACACAAAGGTGAATGTTTTTGAGGGAGACATTCGGGCCAAAGGAGATCTCCGAAAAGCCTGTCGAGGAGCCTCCACAGTCATACACACAGCATCTGTCATCGATGTAACTGGATCAGTGGACTACAATGAACTCTACGGGGTCAATGTAAAAG GCACCCAGCTCTTGCTGGAAACTTGTTTTCAGGAAAATGTGACCTCCTTTATCTATACCAGCAGTATTGAAGTGGTAGGCCCCAACACACAAGGAGACCCAGTTTTTAATGGTGATGAAGAAACTCCTTATTTCTCTCAATTGAAGTTCCCTTACAGCAAGACCAAATGGGAAGCTGAGCAGATGGTCCTTAAGGTCAATGGCCAGCCCCTAAGCAACGGGGGTAGTCTAGCCTCCTGTGCCTTGCGACCCACTTATATCTATGGAGATGGCTGCCGTTTCCTACAACACAATATGACCAATGGTGTCCGCAACAGAAAAGTACTGCCGCGCATTTGTCATCCAAGGGCCAAGGTGAACCCTGTGTATGTGGGGAATGTTGCATTTGCCCATGTTTTGGCTGCCCGGGCACTGAAGGACACACAGAAGCGAATTACAGTTGGAGGAAACTTTTACTTTATTTCAGATGACACCCCTCATGTCAGCTATTCAGATTTCAGTTACATGGTCATGTCACCACTAGGGTTTGTGATTCAAGAACGGCCAGTCCTGCCTTTTTCCCTCTTATTCTTTTTGTCCTTTCTTCTGGAGAAACTACAAACATTTCTCCGCCCCTTTTTCAAGTTCACTCCACCCTTGAACCGACAACTACTTACAATGCTGAACACACCTTTTACTTTCTCTTACCAAAAAGCCCACAGAGATCTAGGCTACACTCCACGCTATGACTGGGAGGAGTCACGCAAAAACACCACTGATTGGTTGGCCTCTAGTTTTCAAACCATGAGAGAACAATTTAAAGCTCACAAATGA